A section of the Ruania halotolerans genome encodes:
- a CDS encoding TerC family protein, whose translation MDVPVWAWAITLGLIVVMLAVDFVGHVRTPHAPSLKEAGMWSLAYVLIALVFGVFVLWGWGGEYGLQYFSGYITEKSLSVDNLFVFVLIMASFRVPREYQQKVLLIGIVIALVLRTVFIFLGAAIVSEFSWVFYLFGAFLVYTAVTQLRQGSEDEEFKENGVLRLTRRMFPTTEGYVGDKMLVRTEGRWHLTPMLIVMIAIGSADVLFAVDSIPAIFGLTQEVFLIFAANAFSLLGLRQLFFLIDGLLDRLVYLNYGLAGILAFIGFKLVNHALHENELAFINGGEHWTVIPEPNTWVSLLVIVGILVVTTVASLTVGSRQEREEATDDGTGGGQAKRDTSIGDLYR comes from the coding sequence GTGGATGTTCCTGTCTGGGCATGGGCGATCACGCTCGGTCTGATCGTGGTGATGCTGGCGGTCGACTTCGTCGGTCACGTGCGCACACCACACGCCCCGAGCCTGAAGGAAGCGGGCATGTGGTCGCTCGCCTATGTCCTCATCGCGCTGGTGTTCGGCGTGTTCGTGCTGTGGGGATGGGGCGGGGAGTACGGCCTTCAGTACTTCTCCGGCTACATCACGGAGAAGTCGCTCTCCGTGGACAACCTGTTCGTCTTCGTGCTGATCATGGCCAGCTTCCGGGTACCGCGGGAGTACCAGCAGAAGGTCCTGCTGATCGGCATTGTCATTGCACTCGTTCTGCGGACGGTCTTCATCTTCCTCGGTGCGGCCATCGTCAGCGAGTTCTCCTGGGTCTTCTACCTCTTCGGCGCCTTCCTCGTCTACACCGCCGTCACCCAGCTCAGGCAGGGATCGGAGGATGAGGAGTTCAAGGAGAACGGCGTGCTTCGCCTGACCCGGCGGATGTTCCCGACCACCGAGGGTTACGTCGGCGACAAGATGCTGGTTCGCACCGAGGGCCGCTGGCACCTCACCCCGATGCTGATCGTCATGATCGCCATCGGGAGTGCCGATGTGCTGTTCGCCGTGGACTCGATCCCGGCGATCTTCGGACTGACCCAGGAGGTCTTCCTGATCTTCGCAGCGAACGCGTTCTCGCTGCTTGGTCTGCGCCAGCTGTTCTTCCTGATCGACGGGCTGCTCGATCGGCTCGTCTACCTCAACTACGGCCTTGCCGGCATCCTCGCCTTCATCGGATTCAAGCTGGTCAACCACGCGCTCCACGAGAATGAACTCGCGTTCATCAACGGCGGAGAACACTGGACGGTCATCCCAGAACCGAACACCTGGGTGTCGTTGCTCGTGATCGTCGGCATACTCGTCGTCACTACCGTGGCGTCGCTGACCGTCGGTAGCCGGCAGGAGCGCGAGGAAGCCACCGATGACGGCACCGGTGGTGGTCAAGCTAAGCGCGACACCTCGATCGGCGACCTGTATCGCTGA
- a CDS encoding YciI family protein, with protein sequence MNTFAVEYAYDITRTADIDELRPQHREFLHDLAEEGILLASGPWLDNAAPGALLLISAQDDAEVRRILDRDPFHRAQLITHRTVRAWNPVIGAFADRAE encoded by the coding sequence ATGAACACCTTCGCCGTCGAGTATGCCTACGACATCACCCGCACCGCTGACATCGACGAACTGCGCCCACAACACCGCGAGTTCCTCCACGATCTCGCCGAGGAGGGAATTCTCCTCGCGTCGGGTCCGTGGCTGGACAATGCCGCGCCCGGGGCATTGCTGCTGATCAGCGCGCAGGACGATGCGGAGGTCAGGCGAATCCTCGACCGGGATCCGTTCCACCGGGCGCAGCTGATCACCCATCGCACCGTGCGCGCGTGGAACCCGGTGATCGGCGCCTTCGCTGACCGGGCTGAGTAA
- a CDS encoding MBL fold metallo-hydrolase, which produces MTEVTAPVPGHVEPGGSALSWRAGALTVHKVSVSAQDNNSYLLTHTSGEQLLIDAADSAETVLAILASAHPQAHLSAVLTTHGHWDHHRALAPVIGVTGATALASAADASHLPVVVGRTIDHGDVLTLGDVALEVIGLRGHTPGSLALAYTPATGPSWLFTGDSLFPGGVGKTRSPAEFAALLADVSARVFDRFDDHTIVHPGHGDSTTLGAERPFVAEWRSRGW; this is translated from the coding sequence ATGACCGAGGTGACTGCGCCGGTACCTGGCCACGTCGAGCCGGGCGGTTCCGCACTGTCTTGGCGGGCTGGGGCGCTCACCGTGCACAAAGTGAGCGTTTCCGCGCAGGACAACAACTCCTACCTGCTCACGCACACCAGCGGTGAACAACTTCTCATTGATGCCGCCGACAGCGCGGAAACTGTGCTCGCGATCCTCGCCAGTGCGCACCCCCAGGCACATCTGAGCGCGGTCCTGACCACACACGGCCACTGGGACCATCATCGTGCGCTGGCACCGGTGATCGGCGTCACGGGCGCCACCGCACTCGCCAGTGCCGCCGATGCCAGCCACCTGCCGGTCGTCGTCGGCCGCACCATCGACCACGGCGACGTGCTCACTCTGGGCGACGTAGCACTCGAGGTCATTGGACTGCGTGGACATACACCCGGCTCCCTCGCACTCGCTTACACCCCTGCCACGGGCCCAAGCTGGCTGTTCACCGGCGACAGCCTCTTCCCAGGTGGCGTCGGGAAGACGCGGTCACCGGCCGAGTTTGCCGCCCTACTGGCAGACGTGAGCGCACGCGTGTTCGACCGGTTCGACGATCACACAATCGTGCATCCCGGCCACGGGGACAGCACCACGCTCGGTGCCGAGCGCCCGTTCGTGGCCGAGTGGCGCTCACGCGGCTGGTAG
- the uvrA gene encoding excinuclease ABC subunit UvrA: MSETLLVRGAREHNLKNVSIDLPRDRLIVFTGLSGSGKSSLAFDTIFAEGQRRYVESLSAYARQFLGQMDKPDVDFIEGLSPAVSIDQKSTNRNPRSTVGTITEVYDYLRLLFARAGTPHCPTCGERIVAQTPQQIVDRLREMPEGTRFQVLAPVVRGRKGEYADLFKDLQSRGFARALVDGELVQLSEPPALEKKLKHTISVVVDRLVVRDNIRQRLTDSVETALGLADGLVIADFVDADADDPERTRRFSEKRACPNDHPLVLEEMEPRTFSFNAPYGACAECTGLGTRLEVDAELVVPDDELSLAEGAVAPWASGNAQYFDRVLVALGEELGFSVDVPWRALPARAKNAVLFGKDHKVHVRYRNRWGRERSYSTGFEGVISFLQRRHSETESEWSRDKYEEYMREVPCPACRGARLKPEVLAVTVGGKSIADVCFLSIEEAKRFLDDLELGEREAAIAGQVLKEIHSRLGFLLDVGLDYLSLSRAAGTLSGGEAQRIRLATQIGSGLVGVLYVLDEPSIGLHQRDNRRLIETLSRLRDLGNTLIVVEHDEDTIRTADWIVDIGPGAGEHGGHIVHSGDYAGLLAAEDSLTGAYLSGRRSIPLPSHRREPEKGRYVTVQGARENNLRGVDVSFPLGTLTAITGVSGSGKSTLVNGILYNVLANELNGAKHVPGRHKRVTGLDDLDKVVHVDQSPIGRTPRSNPATYTGVWDHMRKLFAQTTEAKVRGYTPGRFSFNVKGGRCEACSGDGTLKIEMNFLPDVYVPCEVCQGARYNRETLEVHYKGKTVAEVLDMPISEAAEFFAAVPAIARHLHTLVDVGLGYVRLGQPAPTLSGGEAQRVKLASELQKRSTGRTVYVLDEPTTGLHFEDIRRLMGVLQGLVEKGNTVLVIEHNLDVIKSADWVIDMGPEGGKGGGAVVAQGHPEDVAKVSASHTGRFLAEILGTESRAALKPVTSVAPLNRPKARSARRSAKVAKAKRESA, translated from the coding sequence GTGAGTGAGACCCTTCTTGTCCGCGGCGCCCGCGAGCACAATCTCAAGAACGTCAGTATCGACCTCCCGCGCGATCGACTGATCGTGTTCACCGGCCTGTCCGGATCCGGGAAGTCGTCGCTCGCGTTCGACACCATCTTCGCCGAGGGTCAGCGCCGGTACGTGGAGTCGCTCTCGGCGTACGCCAGGCAGTTCCTCGGCCAGATGGACAAACCGGACGTCGACTTCATCGAGGGTCTCTCCCCGGCAGTGTCGATCGACCAGAAGTCCACCAACCGGAACCCACGTTCCACGGTGGGCACGATCACGGAGGTCTACGACTATCTCCGTCTGTTGTTCGCGCGCGCGGGAACGCCGCATTGCCCCACGTGCGGGGAGCGGATCGTCGCTCAGACCCCACAGCAGATTGTCGACCGGCTCCGTGAGATGCCGGAGGGAACGCGGTTCCAGGTACTGGCGCCAGTCGTCCGCGGCCGCAAGGGGGAGTATGCGGATCTTTTCAAGGATCTGCAGTCCCGAGGCTTTGCCCGGGCGCTGGTGGACGGCGAACTCGTCCAGCTCAGCGAGCCGCCGGCGCTGGAGAAGAAGCTCAAACACACGATCAGCGTGGTGGTGGACCGCCTTGTCGTGCGTGACAACATCCGGCAGCGGCTGACCGACTCGGTCGAGACGGCCCTCGGACTCGCCGACGGTCTGGTAATCGCCGATTTCGTCGACGCCGACGCTGACGATCCGGAGCGTACCCGGAGGTTCTCGGAGAAGCGGGCGTGCCCGAACGATCACCCCTTGGTTCTGGAGGAGATGGAGCCGCGGACCTTCTCCTTCAACGCCCCCTACGGTGCGTGTGCCGAGTGCACGGGTCTGGGCACTCGTTTGGAGGTAGATGCCGAGCTCGTGGTCCCCGACGATGAGCTGAGCCTGGCCGAAGGAGCCGTGGCGCCGTGGGCAAGCGGCAACGCGCAGTACTTCGATCGCGTGCTGGTGGCGCTCGGAGAGGAGCTCGGATTCTCCGTGGACGTGCCGTGGCGGGCGCTTCCAGCACGTGCCAAGAATGCGGTGCTCTTCGGCAAGGATCACAAGGTTCATGTGCGCTACCGGAACCGGTGGGGGCGGGAACGCTCGTACTCCACCGGATTCGAAGGCGTCATCTCCTTTCTGCAGCGGAGGCACTCCGAAACTGAATCCGAATGGTCGCGCGATAAGTACGAGGAGTACATGCGCGAGGTTCCATGCCCCGCATGCCGCGGCGCCCGGCTCAAGCCGGAGGTGCTCGCGGTCACAGTGGGAGGCAAGTCCATCGCCGACGTGTGTTTCCTCTCGATCGAGGAGGCGAAGCGCTTCCTCGATGATCTTGAACTGGGCGAGCGGGAGGCGGCGATCGCCGGACAGGTACTGAAGGAGATTCACTCCCGCCTGGGCTTCCTGCTCGACGTCGGTCTGGATTACCTCTCCCTCTCGCGTGCGGCCGGCACGCTCTCCGGCGGTGAAGCTCAGCGGATCCGGCTCGCCACCCAGATCGGTTCCGGGCTCGTCGGTGTGCTGTACGTGCTGGACGAGCCGAGTATCGGCCTGCACCAACGCGACAATCGACGCCTGATCGAGACGCTCTCCCGATTGCGAGACCTGGGCAACACCCTGATCGTGGTCGAGCACGACGAAGACACGATCCGGACCGCGGATTGGATCGTCGACATCGGACCCGGTGCGGGCGAGCACGGCGGGCACATCGTGCACTCCGGTGACTATGCAGGGCTCTTGGCCGCCGAGGACTCACTCACTGGGGCGTACCTCTCCGGCCGGCGGAGCATCCCGCTGCCCAGCCACCGGCGCGAGCCCGAGAAGGGCCGGTACGTCACCGTGCAAGGGGCCCGCGAGAACAATCTTCGCGGAGTCGACGTCTCGTTCCCGCTGGGCACACTCACGGCCATCACCGGGGTGTCGGGATCGGGCAAGTCCACACTCGTGAACGGGATCCTGTACAACGTGCTAGCCAACGAGCTGAACGGAGCCAAGCACGTACCCGGCCGGCACAAGCGTGTGACGGGGCTGGACGATCTGGACAAGGTCGTGCACGTGGATCAGAGCCCCATCGGGCGGACACCGCGTTCGAATCCGGCGACCTACACCGGCGTGTGGGACCACATGCGCAAGCTGTTCGCGCAGACCACAGAGGCGAAGGTGCGCGGCTATACCCCGGGCCGGTTCTCGTTCAACGTCAAAGGGGGCCGCTGCGAGGCCTGTTCGGGTGATGGCACGCTGAAGATCGAGATGAACTTCCTCCCGGACGTCTACGTGCCGTGCGAGGTGTGCCAGGGAGCGCGGTACAACCGGGAGACCTTGGAGGTGCACTACAAGGGCAAGACGGTGGCCGAGGTACTCGACATGCCGATCTCGGAGGCAGCCGAGTTCTTCGCGGCAGTGCCGGCGATCGCCCGGCACCTGCACACATTGGTGGACGTGGGCCTGGGTTATGTGCGGCTCGGACAGCCCGCGCCGACTCTCTCCGGTGGGGAGGCGCAGAGGGTCAAGCTGGCCTCCGAACTGCAGAAGCGCTCCACGGGACGCACCGTCTACGTACTCGACGAGCCGACAACCGGTCTGCACTTCGAAGACATCCGCCGCCTCATGGGCGTTCTCCAGGGACTTGTGGAGAAGGGCAACACGGTGCTCGTGATCGAGCACAACCTCGACGTGATCAAGAGTGCCGATTGGGTCATCGACATGGGGCCAGAAGGTGGAAAGGGCGGAGGCGCCGTGGTGGCGCAAGGTCACCCGGAGGACGTGGCGAAGGTCTCCGCCTCGCATACGGGACGGTTCCTCGCGGAGATTCTGGGCACCGAGTCCAGGGCGGCGCTCAAGCCGGTCACATCGGTGGCCCCACTGAACCGGCCCAAGGCGCGCTCAGCACGACGCTCCGCGAAGGTGGCCAAGGCGAAGCGGGAGAGTGCTTAG
- a CDS encoding OsmC family protein, translating into MGPLHTYSVTVDWTGAGERGTESYTAYSRDHVVMIEGKPSLPGSADPAFRGDADRYSPEELFVASLSQCHMLWFLHRAAVAGVVVTGYTDRATGTMRVETAGAGQFTEVTLHPRITTATDVSEDVIVDLHQQAHDHCFIARSVNFPVRHVPLTTQVAEPA; encoded by the coding sequence ATGGGACCACTTCACACCTATTCAGTCACCGTGGACTGGACCGGAGCCGGCGAACGTGGCACTGAGTCCTACACCGCGTACAGCCGCGACCATGTAGTGATGATCGAGGGAAAGCCCTCCTTGCCCGGATCGGCCGATCCTGCCTTTCGGGGGGACGCGGATCGCTATTCGCCGGAGGAACTCTTCGTGGCTTCGCTCTCGCAGTGCCACATGCTCTGGTTCCTGCACCGCGCTGCCGTGGCTGGTGTGGTGGTGACCGGGTACACCGATCGGGCCACGGGGACGATGCGGGTGGAGACGGCCGGCGCCGGGCAGTTCACCGAAGTGACACTGCACCCCCGCATCACCACCGCCACGGATGTGAGCGAGGATGTCATCGTGGATCTGCACCAACAGGCGCACGATCACTGCTTCATCGCACGCTCAGTGAACTTCCCGGTACGGCACGTGCCCCTCACTACGCAGGTGGCCGAGCCGGCGTGA
- the uvrC gene encoding excinuclease ABC subunit UvrC: MADPSTYRPKPGEIPTQAGVYRFRDPRGRVIYVGKAKNLRARLSNYFQNVAALHPRTAQMVTTASSVEWTVVATEVESLALEYSWIKEYDPRFNVKYRDDKSYPYLAVTMGEEVPRVQVMRGAKRKGTRYFGPYSHAWAIRETVDLLLRVFPIRSCSKGVYRRAQQSGRPCLLGYIDKCSAPCVGTIDVDAHRDLAEDFCAFVAGETGSTVKRLEREMKAASAELDFERAARLRDDLAALRRVVEKNAVVLPDGTNADVFAMAADELEASVQVFHVRGGRIRGQRGWVTERVEDVSDAELVERLLEQVYGDAAETIDQEDTDTAAVGTDAAVPQEVIVPVLPENLTQVQAWLRGIRGAAVNVHVAQRGDKRALAETVHQNAVQALALHKTRRAGDLTARSAALAELAEHLDLPESPLRIECYDISHTSGREQVGSMVVFEDGMPRKSEYRHFVVRGPDGAGARDDTEAMNEVLTRRFRRYLAEIEGAADEQADAAEDGEAISGTAGTAGTDVPVAVQEKRRFAYPPQLVVVDGGAPQVAAAHQALMDLGVTDVSVVGLAKRLEEVWLPGEDYPAVLPRTSDGLFLLQRLRDEAHRFAITHHRKRRAKGMTRSALDAVPGLGPSRQAALLKQFGSVRALREATPAEIAAVPGIGTTLATSIAAALAKSP; the protein is encoded by the coding sequence ATGGCAGACCCGTCGACCTATCGCCCGAAACCGGGAGAGATCCCGACGCAGGCGGGGGTCTACCGATTCCGTGACCCGCGCGGCCGGGTGATCTACGTGGGCAAGGCGAAGAACCTGCGGGCCCGCCTGAGCAACTACTTCCAGAACGTGGCCGCCTTGCACCCGCGCACGGCGCAGATGGTGACCACCGCCTCGTCGGTCGAGTGGACCGTGGTGGCCACGGAGGTGGAGTCGCTGGCACTGGAGTACTCCTGGATCAAGGAGTACGACCCGCGCTTCAACGTCAAGTACCGCGATGACAAGTCCTACCCGTACCTGGCCGTAACCATGGGTGAGGAGGTGCCCCGCGTCCAGGTGATGCGCGGTGCGAAACGCAAGGGCACGCGCTACTTCGGGCCGTACTCGCACGCGTGGGCGATTAGGGAGACTGTGGACCTGCTGCTGCGGGTGTTCCCGATCAGGTCTTGCTCGAAGGGTGTCTACCGGCGGGCCCAGCAATCCGGCCGCCCCTGCCTCCTCGGGTACATCGACAAGTGCTCGGCCCCGTGCGTGGGCACGATCGACGTCGACGCCCACCGCGACCTAGCCGAGGACTTCTGCGCCTTTGTGGCCGGTGAGACCGGTTCGACGGTGAAACGTCTCGAGCGGGAGATGAAGGCGGCCTCGGCCGAACTCGACTTCGAACGCGCGGCGCGCCTGCGCGATGATCTCGCGGCTCTGCGCCGCGTGGTGGAGAAGAACGCCGTGGTGCTCCCGGACGGTACGAACGCCGACGTGTTCGCGATGGCCGCGGATGAGCTCGAGGCTTCGGTGCAGGTGTTCCACGTGCGGGGCGGTCGGATTCGTGGTCAACGCGGCTGGGTCACGGAGCGGGTCGAGGATGTCTCGGACGCCGAACTGGTCGAGCGCCTCCTCGAGCAGGTCTATGGGGACGCGGCCGAGACCATCGACCAGGAGGATACCGACACAGCAGCTGTCGGGACGGACGCGGCCGTCCCGCAGGAAGTCATCGTGCCCGTCCTACCGGAGAACCTCACCCAGGTGCAGGCGTGGCTGCGCGGCATCCGCGGGGCCGCCGTCAACGTACACGTGGCGCAACGAGGTGATAAGCGGGCGCTGGCCGAGACGGTCCACCAGAACGCCGTGCAGGCGCTGGCTCTGCACAAGACCCGACGCGCCGGTGACCTGACCGCCCGGTCGGCCGCGCTCGCTGAGCTCGCCGAGCATCTCGACCTGCCCGAATCACCTCTGCGGATCGAGTGTTACGACATCTCGCACACCTCTGGGCGCGAACAGGTCGGTTCCATGGTGGTCTTCGAGGACGGGATGCCACGAAAGAGCGAGTACCGGCATTTCGTGGTCCGTGGACCGGACGGCGCCGGGGCGAGGGACGACACCGAGGCGATGAACGAGGTGCTGACCCGGCGGTTCCGCCGGTACCTCGCCGAGATCGAGGGGGCAGCGGATGAGCAGGCGGACGCGGCCGAGGACGGGGAGGCCATCAGCGGCACCGCCGGTACCGCCGGCACTGATGTGCCGGTTGCCGTGCAGGAGAAGCGGCGGTTCGCCTACCCGCCCCAGCTCGTGGTGGTCGACGGCGGAGCGCCCCAAGTGGCCGCCGCGCACCAGGCGTTGATGGACCTGGGTGTCACGGACGTGTCTGTGGTGGGCTTGGCGAAACGACTCGAAGAAGTGTGGTTACCGGGGGAGGACTACCCCGCGGTGCTCCCACGCACCAGTGATGGCCTGTTCTTGCTGCAACGGTTGCGAGACGAGGCGCACCGCTTCGCGATCACCCACCACCGCAAGCGCCGGGCGAAGGGCATGACCCGCTCTGCCCTCGACGCCGTCCCGGGGCTGGGCCCCAGTCGCCAAGCGGCTCTGCTGAAGCAGTTCGGGTCCGTGCGGGCGCTGCGTGAGGCCACGCCGGCCGAGATCGCAGCGGTTCCCGGGATCGGCACCACGCTCGCGACCTCCATCGCCGCTGCACTCGCGAAGTCGCCATGA
- the rapZ gene encoding RNase adapter RapZ has protein sequence MNESSPTQRSQAHPGQPTTVPYGIPLLDESTGPSADDRPEIMIITGMSGAGRSHAASVLEDLDWYVVDNLPPKMLMALAGMMTQADGGVRRLAAVVDVRSREFFSDLVQVLDDLRGARIDYRIVFLDASDEALVRRFEKVRRPHPLQGDGRMLDGISEERRLLAHLRSRADVTLDTSDLSVHDLARAVRDLVANETETTLRLTTVSFGFKYGLPLDADHVVDVRFLKNPYWVSELRNLTGKDEPVRDYVLGLPGAEEFVQRWVAAIEPVLDGYTQEQKPYVTIAVGCTGGKHRSVAISEAIATTLRGQGRTVRTVHRDLGRE, from the coding sequence ATGAACGAGTCGAGTCCCACGCAGAGGTCGCAGGCTCACCCTGGCCAGCCCACCACGGTGCCCTACGGAATCCCGCTGCTCGACGAGTCCACCGGGCCCTCCGCCGACGACCGCCCGGAGATCATGATCATCACCGGCATGTCCGGAGCCGGGCGAAGCCATGCGGCCTCCGTGCTGGAGGACCTGGACTGGTATGTGGTGGACAACTTGCCGCCAAAGATGCTCATGGCGCTCGCCGGGATGATGACCCAAGCCGACGGAGGAGTCCGGCGGCTCGCCGCAGTGGTGGACGTGCGCTCTCGCGAGTTCTTCTCCGATCTGGTGCAGGTTCTCGATGACCTGCGCGGGGCCCGGATCGACTACCGGATTGTCTTCCTCGACGCCTCCGACGAAGCGCTGGTGCGCCGGTTCGAGAAAGTGCGGCGACCGCATCCGCTGCAGGGCGACGGGCGGATGCTGGACGGCATCTCCGAGGAACGGCGCCTCCTGGCGCACCTGCGCTCGCGCGCCGATGTCACCCTCGACACGAGTGACCTTTCCGTGCATGACCTCGCACGAGCTGTCCGGGATCTGGTGGCCAACGAGACCGAGACGACGCTGCGCCTGACCACCGTGTCGTTCGGGTTCAAATACGGGCTGCCGCTGGACGCCGATCACGTGGTGGACGTGCGATTTCTCAAGAATCCGTATTGGGTGAGCGAACTGAGGAACCTCACCGGTAAGGACGAGCCGGTACGCGACTATGTGCTCGGTCTACCGGGGGCCGAGGAGTTCGTGCAGCGGTGGGTGGCCGCGATCGAGCCAGTCCTCGATGGGTATACCCAGGAGCAGAAGCCGTACGTGACCATCGCCGTCGGTTGCACCGGCGGCAAGCACCGATCAGTCGCGATCTCCGAGGCCATCGCGACCACCTTGCGCGGGCAGGGCCGGACCGTGCGCACCGTCCACCGTGACCTGGGGCGCGAGTGA
- a CDS encoding gluconeogenesis factor YvcK family protein has translation MARTPALGRIPQRGQASRDRRPRVAALGGGHGLAATLGALRHVTTALTAVVTVADDGGSSGRLRQELGVLPPGDLRMALSALCDESEWGHTWRDVLQHRFSSTGPLHGHAVGNLLISTVWELLGDQVAGLDLIGQLLGAHGRVLPMAAVPLDIEADVLHRQGETEHRSLVRGQSRVAVTAGRVERVRVLPADPPACPEAVEAIHDADWVILGPGSWYTSVMPHLLVPEISRALHTTTARIGLTLNLSAQAGETSGFSAADHIRSLADFAPDLRLDVVIADPTAVEDIDDLSACASALGADLLLRQVSEGDGTPRHDTLRLAAAYRDTFERFLGDVGERSR, from the coding sequence ATGGCCCGCACGCCCGCACTCGGCCGGATACCGCAACGTGGGCAAGCCAGTCGCGATCGTCGTCCGCGAGTGGCTGCTCTGGGAGGCGGCCATGGTCTGGCGGCCACATTGGGGGCGCTACGGCACGTGACCACAGCCTTGACCGCGGTGGTCACGGTGGCCGACGACGGCGGCTCATCCGGTCGCCTGCGTCAGGAGCTCGGCGTGCTTCCGCCAGGCGACCTTCGCATGGCACTGTCGGCCCTGTGCGACGAGTCCGAATGGGGGCATACGTGGCGGGACGTCCTGCAGCATCGGTTCAGCTCCACTGGGCCGTTGCATGGGCACGCGGTCGGCAATCTCCTGATCTCCACGGTGTGGGAACTCCTCGGCGATCAGGTGGCCGGCCTGGATCTGATCGGGCAGCTCCTCGGCGCGCACGGGAGGGTCCTACCGATGGCGGCTGTGCCATTGGACATCGAGGCCGACGTCCTCCACCGCCAGGGCGAGACCGAACATCGCAGTCTCGTCCGCGGCCAGAGCAGGGTCGCGGTGACGGCCGGACGCGTGGAGCGCGTGCGCGTTCTCCCGGCAGATCCACCCGCATGCCCGGAGGCGGTCGAGGCGATCCACGACGCCGACTGGGTGATTCTCGGACCAGGTTCCTGGTACACGTCGGTGATGCCACACTTGCTCGTACCCGAGATCTCCCGTGCACTGCACACCACGACGGCTCGCATCGGGCTCACCTTGAACTTGTCCGCACAAGCGGGTGAGACCTCCGGATTCAGTGCCGCAGACCACATCCGCTCCCTGGCCGACTTCGCTCCGGACCTGCGCCTGGACGTCGTGATCGCCGACCCGACTGCCGTGGAGGACATCGACGACCTGTCCGCCTGCGCCAGTGCGCTCGGAGCGGACCTTCTGCTGCGCCAGGTCAGCGAAGGAGACGGGACGCCGCGTCACGACACCTTGCGATTGGCTGCGGCCTATCGAGATACATTCGAACGTTTCCTCGGCGACGTGGGGGAGAGGTCCCGATGA
- the whiA gene encoding DNA-binding protein WhiA: MSLTADVKDELARLKVDKLSARKAEVAATLRFAGGLHIISGRIVVEAEVDTGVTARRLRQAVHEVYGHNSEVIVVSGGGLRRGNRYVIRVVAGGEQLARQTGLLDNRGRPVRGLPPHVVNSSIGDAVAAWRGAFLAHGSLTEPGRSSALEVTCPGPEAALALVGAARRLGIQAKAREVRGVDRVVIRDGDAISAILTRMGAHDAVLAWEERRMRREVRGTANRLANFDDANLRRSAQAAVAAGARVERAFEILGEEMPDHLRQAGRLRLDHKQASLEELGQLSDPQLTKDAVAGRIRRLLAMADKRAQELGIPDTESNLTQDMLDM, translated from the coding sequence ATGTCTCTGACGGCCGACGTGAAGGACGAGCTCGCCCGGCTCAAGGTGGACAAACTCTCCGCCCGCAAGGCCGAAGTGGCCGCAACGCTGCGGTTTGCGGGTGGATTGCACATCATTTCCGGTCGCATCGTGGTGGAAGCGGAGGTGGACACCGGGGTGACCGCCCGTCGCCTCCGCCAGGCCGTCCACGAGGTGTACGGGCACAACAGCGAAGTGATCGTGGTCTCGGGTGGAGGCTTGCGGCGGGGGAACCGGTACGTCATCCGAGTGGTGGCCGGTGGTGAACAACTCGCGCGCCAGACCGGGCTGCTCGACAATCGCGGACGTCCGGTGCGCGGCCTGCCCCCGCACGTGGTCAACTCCAGCATCGGGGACGCGGTGGCTGCGTGGCGTGGGGCGTTCCTCGCCCACGGCTCGCTCACCGAACCCGGCCGTTCCTCAGCGCTGGAGGTGACCTGCCCGGGCCCGGAAGCTGCCTTGGCACTCGTTGGTGCTGCGCGGCGGCTGGGGATCCAAGCCAAGGCGCGTGAGGTGCGTGGCGTGGACCGGGTGGTGATCCGAGACGGCGATGCGATCAGCGCGATCCTCACCCGGATGGGGGCACACGACGCCGTACTGGCCTGGGAGGAACGGCGGATGCGCCGGGAGGTCCGCGGCACCGCCAACAGGCTCGCGAACTTCGATGACGCGAACCTGCGCAGGTCCGCCCAGGCGGCCGTGGCTGCCGGTGCCCGCGTGGAGCGCGCCTTCGAGATACTCGGCGAAGAGATGCCCGATCACCTCCGCCAGGCCGGACGACTGCGGTTGGATCACAAACAGGCCAGCCTCGAAGAGCTTGGCCAACTCTCCGATCCGCAACTGACCAAGGACGCGGTGGCCGGCCGGATCCGGCGCCTCCTGGCGATGGCGGATAAGCGCGCACAGGAGCTCGGCATACCCGACACGGAGAGCAACCTGACCCAGGACATGCTCGATATGTGA